A portion of the Wolbachia endosymbiont of Oedothorax gibbosus genome contains these proteins:
- a CDS encoding Rpn family recombination-promoting nuclease/putative transposase — translation MALSKFLNVRNDYAFKRIFGTEKNKDILIHFLNDILGLTDDNKIKDVSFLSPIQDPVIASQKQSIVDVLCVDSTGVKTIIEMQVAKTRGFEKRAQYYAAKAYSSQADVGDQYHDLKGVIFIAIADFILFPNKLAYKSDHITFDKTTFEHDLKDFSFTFIELPKFNKTKEDQLENIVEKWIYFFKHADETSEDDLKKIIGSDVIIGRAYDELNQYNWSKEERLAYDQAKKRTDDYLSTLEEKLHEGILIGKEEGILVGKEEGIQIGHEKGREAEKIEVAKNSLKAGVSIDVIAEITGLSIDEIQKLRN, via the coding sequence ATGGCTCTTTCGAAATTTCTCAATGTGCGAAATGATTATGCATTTAAGAGAATATTTGGTACCGAAAAAAACAAAGATATTCTTATTCACTTTCTTAATGATATACTAGGTCTTACCGATGACAATAAGATTAAAGATGTCTCCTTTCTCAGTCCCATTCAAGACCCTGTCATTGCCTCTCAAAAGCAAAGCATTGTTGATGTTCTCTGTGTTGATTCTACAGGGGTCAAAACCATCATTGAGATGCAAGTTGCTAAAACAAGGGGCTTTGAAAAACGTGCCCAATACTACGCTGCCAAAGCTTATTCAAGTCAAGCTGATGTAGGTGACCAGTATCATGATCTTAAAGGGGTTATCTTTATTGCTATTGCTGATTTTATCTTATTTCCTAATAAGCTGGCTTATAAGTCTGATCATATTACTTTTGATAAGACAACTTTTGAACATGATCTCAAAGACTTTAGTTTCACTTTTATAGAGCTACCAAAGTTTAATAAGACAAAAGAAGATCAATTAGAAAATATTGTTGAAAAATGGATCTATTTTTTTAAGCACGCAGATGAAACAAGTGAAGATGATCTAAAAAAAATAATAGGTAGTGATGTAATTATTGGTAGGGCTTATGATGAGTTAAACCAATATAATTGGAGTAAAGAAGAACGTCTTGCTTATGATCAAGCTAAGAAACGTACCGATGATTATTTATCTACCCTTGAAGAAAAACTTCATGAAGGCATCCTCATAGGCAAAGAAGAAGGCATCCTCGTCGGCAAAGAAGAAGGCATCCAAATCGGACATGAAAAAGGCAGAGAAGCAGAAAAAATTGAAGTGGCCAAAAACTCACTGAAGGCCGGTGTCTCTATTGATGTTATCGCTGAAATAACTGGACTTTCCATTGATGAAATTCAAAAGCTAAGGAATTAA
- a CDS encoding RadC family protein, whose amino-acid sequence MNKSKEEIEFRILESKGKALLDREIMETFLSAVHERPQAQEIAKNLVNSYTGVGKILGREMDDLKVIEGVTDSAVAMIMCVKETLERVLREKLKSEPIMDLQGLVEYLNVSIGHSERECVKILYLNKRRQLIGEESYIGEMEKAPVYIKEITRKALIKNATSIIMSHNHPGGSLEPSEEDQAVTKSLAAACSTVSVRLFDHIIITSGGYFSFRENGLL is encoded by the coding sequence ATGAATAAAAGTAAAGAAGAAATAGAATTCAGAATATTAGAAAGCAAAGGCAAAGCACTACTTGATCGTGAAATAATGGAAACGTTTCTAAGTGCAGTACATGAAAGGCCACAAGCTCAAGAAATTGCTAAAAATCTGGTGAATAGCTATACAGGAGTAGGAAAGATTTTAGGTCGAGAAATGGATGACCTGAAAGTTATAGAAGGAGTGACTGATTCTGCAGTAGCAATGATTATGTGCGTTAAGGAAACTCTAGAAAGGGTACTTAGAGAAAAGCTCAAAAGTGAGCCAATAATGGACTTACAAGGGCTAGTAGAGTACTTAAACGTAAGTATAGGTCACTCGGAAAGGGAATGTGTAAAAATATTGTATTTGAATAAAAGGCGCCAATTAATCGGAGAAGAATCCTATATTGGTGAAATGGAAAAAGCACCAGTATACATAAAGGAGATTACAAGAAAGGCATTAATAAAAAATGCAACATCAATAATAATGTCACATAACCACCCTGGAGGAAGTTTAGAACCATCAGAAGAAGATCAAGCAGTAACAAAGAGCTTAGCAGCAGCGTGTAGTACTGTAAGTGTGAGATTATTTGATCACATTATCATCACAAGTGGAGGCTATTTTAGTTTTAGAGAAAACGGATTGTTATAG